DNA sequence from the Syngnathus acus chromosome 5, fSynAcu1.2, whole genome shotgun sequence genome:
GCTAACGATACTCCGAAGTTGTTGAGCGCATGCGCACGTCACTTGGTAAGTATTGAAGCCCGCTTCACTTCTCGCTAGCTCGCGGGAGAGTAAAGATGGCGGCTGTCCCCGGTCTGCTGGATGAGCTTAaattacacacacagaggTGACTAAAGCCGTAGTCTGTCACGCTAAATGCTCCGTAGACTCACCATTGTTGTTCTTGTCTCACAATAACCACTTGGGGAAGGCACGAGACATTCgatcattaaaaatattgcTCCCGGGTAAGACCGTAAGTGCGCTAACGTCCAGTTGGGACTTGGCTCAAGTCAAGGCAAGTAGGCAGGTACGCTGTAACgcctaaaaaataatatgttGCTCTCCGTGTGTAGGAAGAAGCACGCTAGCAGGGGAGATGAGTAGATGCGCCCGAGCCTAGCCCCGTCACTTTCGTCATTATTTCTGCTCCGAACAAGTTGGAAGTGCATGGGGTGTCAACACAACGAGACGCCCCCATGGTTAGTCGGCGGACTTTGCCACGGGACACGAGGCTGGCAAAACACTCATTATCGGTGTTGCTGTGACTGACTTGACTCGTCAGGAGGAAGCGGGCTCATACTCTGCGCAGACATTCAATGACCAACTATGAACTGTCAGACTTCAGGAAGTACTGTACCTCCCGCGGGGACTACGGTGGCGAGTTGTAATAACAACTGTCCCGTGACATCTGTCACTAGCAGCGGACCCGTGCTGTCCAAGGGGTCGAGCGCTGCCATCGTGGCTCCCTTGTCAAACACCGTCATCCAGACGCCTCTCCCCAGCTCGCAAGGTGTCATCGCCTCAGCTCCCACCGTGACCCTCGTCAGGCCTCCTATGCAAAGCGGGCAGTTGGGTCCAACGTTGAACGGAAACAGTGATGGGATACGCGCGGTAGCGCCTGCGATCAAGGCAGAGTCCACCGCCACCAACATGCAGGCTTCATCGCAGCAGACTGTCACTTCGGACGCTGCTGGTGCCCCCCCAGCGGCTGGTCCAGGTGGGATCCAAACACTGACGCAACAGATATTGTCGCCTAGGCTCCCGCTGACATCCACCGGGCAGCCCAGCGTACATAACATCCAGCTTCCTCCTGGTGAGTGTACCTTGCATGCGCCACTGAACAGTATCTAACATTTTCATAAAACCAACTCAAGGTAGCAAATCAATCTCAAAATCTTCTGGAGGATACATTGCTTGCACTATTAAACAGTCTTAGAAAAGCGTATTTATGCTGGAGGTAggcacttttttaaaaattatttttaaagaatgGGGATATACCTTCAATAGGCTTTTTAGGAGGttgccccccccaaaaaaaacattgaaaaatatCTGTGACTAGTTGACCCCGAGTTTGCGTGTAGTCCACTGTATTTTGTTCAGAGCATATATTCTCCAACTTTCTTCAGGGATGGTGCTCGTGCGCAGTGAGGCTGGGCAGCTGTTGATGATTCCTCAACAGGCGCTGGCCCAGATGCAGGCACAGGCACTAGGTGGCATGGCACCCCGAACTGCAACACCAAACATGCCTCCAGGCCAGGTGGCAtcacattttccatttgtttgttttcatgttgaCATTTCCCACTTTCATTCTGTGTCCATCGTTCATGTGGGTCATTTCCTGTTAGTTGAAAAGTTGTGTGCTATTGTTATTGTCATACTAGGCAGGATTTTTATACAATTTACATGATCTCAATAGATGTGCACGTTTAGCCTTATAGTTGTCGTGTCACAATATTTTCAGCTTCCCatataatgtttttatttgtgccTTTTTGCAGGTTCCTGGGAACAGCATCATCAGCAGACAAACATCTCCGAGCAGCATTATCCGACCGGGTTGTACAAATGCAGCATCGTTGCCTTCCACCACTACTCTTCATAGACCTCCTGTCCTTCAGGTACTCTCGTCCGACTCTTAATGCATTTCGAGCGCATATGTCGATTGATCTATTGAGGACGATAGCAACCGACCGCAGAATGTAAACAGGTCCGTCAAATCTTTGGCGGCCTGTTTAATGTAGTTACTactcacattttatttggtcAACCTTGACACTATGGTGTCACTTTAGcaactagaaaaaaaattcagttgTTTGGTATCGAGTGAAAAAgatcatgttgttttttttaaacatactttttagtggttttaaaaaattaaaaataaagccaGTGTGAGAATGAATGCTGTCTCCCTCTCTCCTCAGAGTTCAGTGGGGACGGCAATACCAGGAATGGCCCCGAGAAGCCAAACAGCCGGGACCACAGTTACGTCAGTTACAATGAGTAAGGTGAGTCGTGTCACTGGGATGCTGTCGAGCTGTCTTTAAAAGTCATGCGAGTCACCCAGAAGCTAAACGCCTCCTTTCCACCTCTCAGGAAACAATGGAGAATGTGAACAAATGTAGGAACTTCTTGTCTACACTGATAAAACTGACTTGCACTGGCAAGCGATTAGCCGAGGCTGCCAATGTGAAGCAGCTAGTTAAAGACCTGCTGGTGAGTGGCAAGGACTCCTCATACGAGACGTGCACGACATCTACATTCATATCAACTCTTTCATCAGGAGAATAAACTGGAAGCTGCGGAATTCACCAGCAGACTCTATAAAGAGCTCAACTCATCGCCCCAACCGTACCTTGTGCCTTTTCTTGAGGTAAGCCGGATATTATCCTAATGTCGCTCTTCGTTTTTCATCTCCTCTGGCAAATGTGTGTCTCCGTCGAATGTCCGTGACCAAATTGAGGTTGTCCTAGTTGAGTAATGTTTGTCACTCTGTGCGCAGAAAAATCTTCCCGCCTTGCGGCAGCTTACCCCCGACTCGGCAGCCTTCATCCAGCAGAGTCAGCTCGCCCAGCCGGCCTCCGCTTCTGTCTTGTCCCCCTCACCGAGTCCCACCGCCGTTGTCCTGAGTAGCCCGGCTCCTCGCCTCGCCGCTCAAATCACCCGACCCCAGCTTCAGCCAAATGTTAGCAAGCCCGGACAGACGCCGTCACTTGTAAATATCTGACACTAATTTCACTGCCATCGTCCGGACATCCGGTAACTTTCTGACATCATAAACCCTTTGCAGGTGCTGCAAACTCAGCAGCAAAGAGCAATGCTGAGACCTCAGGTCCCTTTAGCCGTGTCCTCTATGGTCAATCTCAGGAATCAGGCCCCAGGCCGCATCGTACTGGGACAGCCGCAGGTCCAGCTCAAAGAGCTGCAGCCATGTGAGCGAGACACAAGTGACCTCATGGCATCTTTGGTCATTCTGTTACATCATCTATCTGTCCCTCTCCCAAGTTCCTGTGAAGTCGGAGGTGCCAGCTGTTTCTCGACCAAGCGCGGCCACAGTCCTGACTCTGGCTCAAAAGAATAGGTTGAAAGAAGCCGGCGGTACTTTCAAGTAAGTTTACCAAGCAGTTCAAACAAATGTCCCCCTCGGCAGTTATCAGCTTTGACAAATGGACGTGTCCATGTTCAGTGTTTACTTAAGTTGTCTTCTTCATCATGTGACCAAGATGACACTCAGCTGAGTGTCATTTCCAGTTAGCAACAGAGATCCTGACTTTGGGATATAAACTCTTGCAAGCTTGTTCAAAAAAGTACCGAATCGTTGAACCTATTTGCACAGAGACGACGACGACATCAACGATGTGGCCTCCATGGCTGGAGTCAACCTGTCGGAGGAAAGCGCCAACATCCTCGCAACCAATTCCGGACTGGTAGGAGCAGTGACACATTCCTGCAAGGATGAGGCCTTTCTCTCCTGCTCTGTGTTACAGAGGAGAATGCTGGAAATTGGTGAGAATCTTAGAACCTGCTTTTTCGAAAATTATTGCTACTCTATTGAATTCCACAGTGTACTACATGCTTGCAAATTAACAAATGTCCAGTTTTGTTCATGCAGGCCTAACATACTGCACACGCAGCTCCTTATGGTGTTGGAGATCTAACGGCATGCTTCTTTCTGCTTCAGGCCGCCGGCATGGAGTGACGGACTTCGGACTGGAGGTGATCAATTACGTCTCGCATGCTACTCAGCAGCGACTACGCGATCTGCTGGAGAGCGTTTCCCTCGTGGCTCAGCAGAAGAATGGCAATTTCAAGGTTTGGCTACAGCTCTTGTATGGTTCACCATAGTTAAGAATTCACACCATCTtgtcaacaaatatttttggagtGCAAAAGAactacagatttttttttttaatgaaacacaaaaaatatcaccagtgcaacatttttatttcagtgaATGAACGCTAACAGTTTCTCTCCTGGCAGGAGGAGGACAACCACGAACAGAGCAGTGATGTTCGTTCTCAGTTGAAGTTCTTTGAGCAGCTGGAGCAGTTAGAGAAACAGCGGAAGGAAGAACAGGAGAGAGAGATTCTCTTGAAGGCAGCTAAGGTAGACTTAAAGTGCCCTCTCCACTttggaaaaatgttgaaacTCAATACATGGACACTCAGATTTGTTCTGATATTTCTTAGTCTCGAGCCCGTCAAGAAGACCCAGAGCAGCTCCGTCTGAAACAGAAAGCAAAAGAGGTGAAACGAGTCATACATCTCTGTTTGAATTCCTGCAACTGCGGTATGATTGATGTCTTTGTCGGTGGTGTTCTTCTTGTCCTTCAgatgcagcagcaggagcTGGCTCAGATGAGACAGCGGGAGGCCAATTTGACCGCCTTGGCAGCCATTGGCCCgagaaagaagaggaagattCCGGATTTACCGTCGTCCACTGCTCTCTCGGAGGTGAAAATGACTTGCAAGTACTTCCAGATCTTTGCCTGCCATGACTTTTCAGCTGTAAAATGCTTCGCATGTCGTCGTTGCGCCTTTGTCTTCTTTCCCCGCAGGGATCAGGCGGCAATCTTTCCGGGGGTGCCGGTTCATCAGGCTCCAGGCCTACGCGGCAGCGCATCACGCGTGTCAATCTCAGGGACTTGCTCTTCTGTTTGGAGAACGAGAGATTTACCAGTCGCTCCAACTTCCTCTACAAAGGCTTTTTGAAATAGCCTAGGAGAGGAGGGAGAGTCGCGTTTGCGCGGAGAGAGCAACCCCTCCCGGCACGCTGAGAGCATTCAAGGctccccaaaaagaaaatttgttTTCCCACAGATGTAGGACCTCAAACATCAAAGTAACTGTAACTAGATAGAATCACCTCTCTACCTCCCCCCCACTCACTAAAGGTGTGTTTACGCACCCTCTGGTTTATTAATGAGTTTTCTGAAGTGTATTGATTTTCAACTTATGCAAATATGCACTCTCActagttttattttcttgttccCTGTCTGTATGTGCATTACTATATGAAGCACTGAAAAGAACAATATTTCTTCACGCAGACTCCACACATCTATTTTAAATCGAAATCTTATTTTTATGTGAATTAGTAAATGTAATTGACAGAGTGTGACCTACTGAATTGCCTTCCTAACTCAAAGCCATGTAGCGTACTCTGCTGTAACCCCTAAACATCTGGCTCCTCATTACTCATATACTGGATTTTAGTTGacacatatatatttatttcccaAATTTATTGCTAAAAAtgtagttatttatttaattttatttgatgcaTCGTGTGTCATGTAAGTTAATTATTCTTCTTTTAACTCTGAAGGTGTGTAGATTTCTGCATGTGAAGAGTGCTTCTATTCTAATAAGTTTTGTcttgattttaaaataactcCAAAGTGGAAGtctattgaattttatttgtttgtttgtttagttGCCCACACGTCACTCTTGTACTCTTTGTCATAGATTTTGCAGTTATTTCGCTACATGAAtatattttgttcttttcagcCCCTTTAACTTTTAGCATCTATGATTGAGAAAAGGTGtatatttgtaaatgttgcaTCTTAACTTTTACACATTTATAATAGCTGCGAGAATGTAACcatataataaaacaaatgttttctcaaatgaacattttgaataaATTAACATTTTGCACTAACCTTGTTTTATGTTCTCAATTCTCATGTCACACTAGGGGGCAGCATTGTGTTGAAAATCGACATCAACTGCTTGTTCTCATAGCAGAAACGCCCAAGTTTTCCATTTGGAGAATGAACATATATAGCAAATCAGagcacaaaattaaaaatgtaacacaGATATCATGATTCAAATACAATTTCACACCTGGTATAACATCTTTGGTTGTAGTCTATACATTTAAAGACTATATATTCAACAAATATAGATTATTTAGAAATCTAGAGATTATAGGAGAAATATTATGTAAGATTTTAAAGTGAATTTCTTTACACTTATTTGAAATACAGAATTTAAAGAGGCACAACCACTCTACTACAATTTcccgccccccaaaaaaagactttCCACTAGGAtcaattttatatttactttGAAGCTGGCATCGTATATGCTTGTTGGTGCATTTTTATCAGTTAAGATAAATCCACCATCTTAACTGATGGACTGACCATGACGGACAGCGTCCCAAGGCGCTGACGAGTGACGATTGACGGAGGggacaattttattttgcaaatagCCCACCTCTGGTGAAAGCTCACCCCAATCCATCATTTTTCATGGTAATCCTTCTTCCACTCATCAACACCGCCGCTCTTTCAGACTTAAGTCCACATAAGCTCCGACTTGAGTGCTGCAGGCAGAGCAGCAACGGGGGATGATCAGGTTGCCTAGCGACGTCTCAGTCGCTGCACCTGAGGGTGTTGGGCAAACACCCTGAGCTTGCCAGAGGGAACGAGAGTGAAGTCACATCACTCTTTTCTTACTTCCACGTATTCACGTTTTAAAAGGAAAAGCAAACACAGTTGGGGGAATTAAAATTTCCTGACGGATCCCTTTCAGCTGTTACatcatttaaatgtgttttgtattctttgtttttcactaCTTTAAACaatcttttcttctttcataGTTTACAAGCACGATTTTAGGTCTTGCTGAAAGGAGCACATTAAAATGAAGTAATTCAGTGTTTCCCAAAcagtgtgccgtgagagatgttcagctgtgccgtgggaaatcGTCCAACATTAAATACCGAGCGCActgtaaacaggatcgccaaaccacaagtcagttagcgcaaggcctggttcttttttcagttcatatgacttcaaccagtaggtgccggtaatgcgcattgaagctggtgccacctcgccgtaaatcaaaacgaagaagGAAATGACGTAACGTCCTGTttacgaacgagtcgtgaattgcatttcccgttcaccaactgaacggagatgtgagtgaacgaatcctgactttcccgttcgtgaacgagtcaatgggtgaactgccttccttcccgtgcatcaacggatcagtcagtgaatgtGTTGcatctccctcctggcgtgaactatgtaagccagaatgtcgatttccgatttgccaaggaaagaaagaaccactcactgaaacaccacttcttttatgcacgttttctccaagctaacggctaactttcttgcatgaagggatgcgccgttatgcaacaacggggagattatgcttctctttgggtaatcttgatttgaTAACACTTGTAGTAgcttttaaataacgtgtatgcatatatacgcctgaatactgttatccaatatatctactgcaatttcacattagattgctggtttgaaatttacttttaatattattttcaaataaacatttatgttaagacttgtctggtgttttattcctcgtttttttattcaacatttaaaacataaaaatcagacatttggttaactgctttatatgacaatatgtgtaggtacacctcagggacacttcaataggtacactacacaaggtaaaaaaaaaaaaagaataaataaataaagggttaattgcacaataaaagcacattcaTGTACATTCTCACTACTGGGATTGAACCAAGTTCCTACCGAGCAAGAGCTCGCATCATtatccagtcggctatttcgacctgggAGCCTGCGCTCgcctgcactgttttgtactagtgatgtgcattccagttaaaAAAAcggaatctttagaatcggttcactcaaaatatttgttcaaaagaatcgttcaccaaATCGTTCACTagactttcttatttatttattcttttttcttttttttttacctcgtgtagtgtacctattgtagtgtccatgaggtgtacctaatcacaggccacttcaatggggaaaaagcttaagtgaaagtgaaaagtgccacacccgccctcacccccacctcctgattggctgtttgatctgtgacgtcactcggacaccccattaggtacactgccattttcaagtgtacctaataacaggccactttattagggaaatatcatggtcaaaggtcacaggtgtcaaccTCTAGTcttcggggccgcgttccaacatgttttccaagtgaccctcgttaagcgcacctgcgtgaaaagttttagctcctttcacgttctgcaggagctaaaacttttcacgcaggtgcacttaacgagggaatcacacggacactccattaggtacaccgccattttcaagtgtacctaaaaacaggccactttattagggaaatatcatggtcaaaggtcacaggtgtcaagctctagtcctcggggccgcgttccaacatgttttccaagtgaccctcgttaagcgcacctgcgtgaaaagttttagcttctttcacgttccacaggagctaaaacttttcacgcaggtgcacttaacgagggaatcatacggacactccattaggtacaccgccattttcaagtgtacctaaaaacaggccactttattagggaaatatcatggtcaaaggtcacaggtgtcaagctctagtcctcggggccgcgttccaacatgttttccaagtgaccctcgttaagcgcacctgcgtgaaaagttttagcttctttcacgttccacaggagctaaaacttttcacgcaggtgcacttaacgagggaatcatacggacactccattaggtacaccgccattttcaagtgtacctaaaaacaggccactttattagggaaatatcatggtcaaaggtcactggtgtcaagctctagtcctcggggccgcgttccaacatgttttccaagtgaccctcgttaagcgcacctgcgtgaaaagttttagcttctttcacgttccacaggagctaaaacttttcacgcaggagcacttaacgagggaatcatacggacactccattaggtacaccgccattttcaagtgtacctaaaaacaggccactttattagggaaatatcatggtcaaaggtcacaggtgtcaagctctagtcctcggggccgcgttccaacatgttttccaagtgaccctcgttaagcgcacctgcgtgaaaagttttagcttctttcacgttccacaggagctaaaacttttcacgcaggtgcacttaacgagggaatcacacggacactccattaggtacaccgccattttcaagtgtacctaaaaacaggccactttattagggaaatatcatggtcaaaggtcacaggtgtcaagctctagtcctcggggccgcgttccaacatgttttccaagtgaccctcgttaagcgcacctgcgtgaaaagttttagctcctttcacgttctgcaggagctaaaacttttcccgcaggtgcacttaacgagggaatcacacggacactccattaggtacaccgccattttcaagtgtacctaataacaggccactttattagggaaatatcatggtcaaaggtcacaggtgtcaagctctagtcctcggggccgcgttccaacatgttttccaagtgaccctcgttaagcgcacctgcgtgaaaagttttagctcctttcacgttctgcaggagctaaaacttttcccgcaggtgcacttaacgagggaatcacacggacactccattaggtacaccgccattttcaagtgtacctaataacaggccactttattagggaaatatcatggtcaaaggtcacaggtgtcaaccTCTAGTcttcggggccgcgttccaacatgttttccaagtgaccctcgttaagcgcacctgcgtgaaaagttttagctcctttcacgttctgcaggagctaaaacttttcacgcaggtgcacttaacgagggaatcacacggacactccattaggtacaccgccattttcaagtgtacctaataacaggccactttattagggaaatatcatggtcaaaggtcacaggtgtcaagctctagtcctcggggccgcgttccaacatgttttccaagtgaccctcgttaagcgcacctgcgtgaaaagtttttggtcactttcacgttccgcaggagctaaaacttttcccgcaggtgcacttaacgaggtaatcacacggacactccattaggtacaccgccattttagagtgtacctaataagaggccactttattagggaaatatcatggtcaaaggtcacaggtgtcaagctctagtcctcggggccgcattccaacatgttttccaagattccctcgttaagtccacctgcgtgaaaagtttttggtcattttcacgttctgcaggagctaaaacttatggaatatatatggttttatggagcagctcacaagcacaTAGTTATAATGGTTATATGGGgtagcacacgagcaactgtgttgcaagtTTTTCTATGTTACAATATTTCAGGTCTCaccgggatttgaacccaggtcGCTGGAGTgtgagtccagagcactaaccactacactatggaacccttaTTCACATTACATTgtatatatatggttttatggatcagctcacaagcaaatagttataattgttatatggggcagcacacgagcaactgtgttgcaaatttttctatgataaaatattttccgtcttactgggatttgaacccgggtCACTGGGGTCAGAGTCcagagtactaaccactacactatgacacccctgctctcattgtatggaatatatatggttttatggagcagctcacaagcaaatagctaTAAAGGTTATATGGCGTAGCACAcaagcaactgtgttgcaaattttgttatgataaaatatttcaggtctcactgggatttgaacccaggtcactggggtgagagtccagagcactaaccactacactatggaattCTCTTTCACATTGtatggaatatatatggttttatggagcagctcacaagcaaatagctaTAAAGGTTATATGGCGTAGCACAcaagcaactgtgttgcaaatctttctatgataaaataatCTAGGtctcactgggatttgaacccgagTCACTgcggtgagagtccagagcactaaccactacactatggaattCTCTTTCACATTGtatggaatatatatggttttatggagcagctcacaggCAAATAGCTATAAAGGTTATAGGGCGTAGCACACaggcaactgtgttgcaaatctttctatgataaaataatCTAGGtctcactgggatttgaacccgagTCACTgcggtgagagtccagagcactaaccactacactattgAACCCTCGGTCACATTCcatggaatatatatggttttatggaccctagccctaaccctagctccaaccctaaccctaaccctagctctaaccctagctctaaccctaaccctaatcctagctctaaccctaaccctagctctaaccctagctctaactctagctctaactctaaccctaggtctaaccctaaccctagctctaaccctagctctaaccctaaccctagcattaaccctaaccctcgctctaaccctaacccttacccctagctcaaaccctaaccctagctctaacactagccctaaccctaaccctagctctaaccctagctctacccctaaccctaatcctagctctaaccctaaccctagctctaactctagctctaactctaaccctaggtctaaccctaaccctaaccctaaccctaaccctagctctaaccctaaccctagctctaaccctaaccctagcattaaccctaaccctcgctctaaccctaacccttacccctaaccctagctcaaaccctaaccctaaccctagctctaacactagccctaaccctaaccctagctctaaccctagctctaaccctaaccctaatcctagctctaaccctaaccctagctctaaccctagctctaactctaaccctaggtctaaccctaaccctagctctaaccctaaccctcgctctaaccctagcccttacccctaaccctagctcaaaccctaaccctaaccctaaccctaaccctaaccctagctctaacactagccctaaccctaaccttaaccctaaccctaaccctaaccctaaccctaaccctagctctaaccctaactctaactctaattctaaccctaactctagctctagctctaaccctaaccctaatcctatctctaactctaaccctaggtctaaccctaaccctaaccctagctctaaccctaaccctagctctaaccctaaccctagcattaaccctaaccctcgctctaaccctaacccttacccctaaccctagctcaaaccctaaccctaaccctagctcta
Encoded proteins:
- the taf4a gene encoding transcription initiation factor TFIID subunit 4 isoform X2 translates to MNCQTSGSTVPPAGTTVASCNNNCPVTSVTSSGPVLSKGSSAAIVAPLSNTVIQTPLPSSQGVIASAPTVTLVRPPMQSGQLGPTLNGNSDGIRAVAPAIKAESTATNMQASSQQTVTSDAAGAPPAAGPGGIQTLTQQILSPRLPLTSTGQPSVHNIQLPPGMVLVRSEAGQLLMIPQQALAQMQAQALGGMAPRTATPNMPPGQVPGNSIISRQTSPSSIIRPGCTNAASLPSTTTLHRPPVLQSSVGTAIPGMAPRSQTAGTTVTSVTMSKETMENVNKCRNFLSTLIKLTCTGKRLAEAANVKQLVKDLLENKLEAAEFTSRLYKELNSSPQPYLVPFLEKNLPALRQLTPDSAAFIQQSQLAQPASASVLSPSPSPTAVVLSSPAPRLAAQITRPQLQPNVLQTQQQRAMLRPQVPLAVSSMVNLRNQAPGRIVLGQPQVQLKELQPFPVKSEVPAVSRPSAATVLTLAQKNRLKEAGGTFKDDDDINDVASMAGVNLSEESANILATNSGLVGAVTHSCKDEAFLSCSVLQRRMLEIGRRHGVTDFGLEVINYVSHATQQRLRDLLESVSLVAQQKNGNFKEEDNHEQSSDVRSQLKFFEQLEQLEKQRKEEQEREILLKAAKSRARQEDPEQLRLKQKAKEMQQQELAQMRQREANLTALAAIGPRKKRKIPDLPSSTALSEGSGGNLSGGAGSSGSRPTRQRITRVNLRDLLFCLENERFTSRSNFLYKGFLK
- the taf4a gene encoding transcription initiation factor TFIID subunit 4 isoform X1 — encoded protein: MNCQTSGSTVPPAGTTVASCNNNCPVTSVTSSGPVLSKGSSAAIVAPLSNTVIQTPLPSSQGVIASAPTVTLVRPPMQSGQLGPTLNGNSDGIRAVAPAIKAESTATNMQASSQQTVTSDAAGAPPAAGPGGIQTLTQQILSPRLPLTSTGQPSVHNIQLPPGMVLVRSEAGQLLMIPQQALAQMQAQALGGMAPRTATPNMPPGQVPGNSIISRQTSPSSIIRPGCTNAASLPSTTTLHRPPVLQSSVGTAIPGMAPRSQTAGTTVTSVTMSKETMENVNKCRNFLSTLIKLTCTGKRLAEAANVKQLVKDLLENKLEAAEFTSRLYKELNSSPQPYLVPFLEKNLPALRQLTPDSAAFIQQSQLAQPASASVLSPSPSPTAVVLSSPAPRLAAQITRPQLQPNVSKPGQTPSLVLQTQQQRAMLRPQVPLAVSSMVNLRNQAPGRIVLGQPQVQLKELQPFPVKSEVPAVSRPSAATVLTLAQKNRLKEAGGTFKDDDDINDVASMAGVNLSEESANILATNSGLVGAVTHSCKDEAFLSCSVLQRRMLEIGRRHGVTDFGLEVINYVSHATQQRLRDLLESVSLVAQQKNGNFKEEDNHEQSSDVRSQLKFFEQLEQLEKQRKEEQEREILLKAAKSRARQEDPEQLRLKQKAKEMQQQELAQMRQREANLTALAAIGPRKKRKIPDLPSSTALSEGSGGNLSGGAGSSGSRPTRQRITRVNLRDLLFCLENERFTSRSNFLYKGFLK